A genomic window from Tolypothrix sp. PCC 7910 includes:
- a CDS encoding adenosine-specific kinase: MELKAVGMQIPEGCNLILGQSHFIKTVEDLYKIMVNISSQVKFGIAFCEASGLCLLRTTGNDRTLEDTAIKNALAIGAGHSFIILLKEAYPINFLNAIKQCPEVCTIFCATANPVEVIVAETQQGRGILGVIDGFSPKGLETAEDVKIRQGFLRQIGYKL, translated from the coding sequence ATGGAACTCAAAGCGGTTGGAATGCAAATTCCTGAAGGCTGTAACCTGATATTGGGACAAAGCCACTTTATTAAAACAGTGGAAGACTTATATAAGATTATGGTCAATATATCTTCACAAGTAAAGTTTGGTATTGCTTTTTGTGAAGCTTCCGGGCTATGTTTACTCAGAACTACAGGAAACGATCGCACTTTAGAAGACACAGCAATTAAAAATGCTCTCGCTATTGGAGCAGGTCATAGTTTTATAATTTTACTTAAAGAAGCTTATCCAATTAATTTCCTCAATGCTATTAAGCAGTGTCCAGAAGTCTGCACTATTTTCTGTGCAACAGCAAATCCAGTAGAGGTAATTGTAGCTGAAACCCAGCAAGGTAGAGGTATTCTTGGTGTGATTGATGGCTTTTCACCCAAGGGTTTGGAAACAGCAGAAGATGTCAAAATACGTCAGGGATTTTTACGGCAAATTGGTTATAAGCTTTGA